The Henckelia pumila isolate YLH828 chromosome 2, ASM3356847v2, whole genome shotgun sequence genome includes a window with the following:
- the LOC140882103 gene encoding uncharacterized protein isoform X3: protein MASSIERSSFSNRSTPLMPGRVVIAYDATKNQTSQVFRDTITNIRKQDGMIQEGDTITVLGVLHKVLHPMGFQMKIASNSLFGTHARVIKEDSSRKLGAYISMLQHSADECQGNGINIEVKIAVGAPVEKVVLQEVAASNATWVVLDWHLRKELRYYLKRVPCKVALVLENLTLDVMRPYYSDSANGVPKHELVYSLSKPVLVTPTEDIENNERSVISSAGHEIMNSMENTGIQKSILVTSLSCNSKEPDFSSQEEFGSNSPKGKLGSNAELLIKHAESAPVLSTSSGLEMELCSMRYSYSEINIATDNFSPDNLLDEEGYGVVYKGQLENGQLISAKVQKEANTQGIPEFLRFACHKNIEMFLGYYCNEDFKILVYEFVCNKSLEWHLHGNTEHVLDWHRRHSISIGIAKGLRFLHEECRGSPIIHGYLRPCNVLLTHDFDPLLGNCGLKNLITCKDNKSTTTHATSTAYHAPELAENGTFSIKTDVYAFGIVLIQLISGQRCETEELSRSNNNQSLVQWALPLIQMLALDELVDPRLGDSYSIYELYNMASAACLCIQTNPEMRPSMGEVLRLLEGKSAHLEHLTGQMKQDIAYEQTTSRLTTCGSG, encoded by the exons ATGGCATCATCGATTGAAAGGAGCAGCTTCAGTAATAGGAGCACTCCTCTCATGCCAGGGCGAGTTGTGATCGCGTATGACGCGACTAAAAATCAAACAAGTCAGGTGTTTAGAGACACTATTACCAATATAAGGAAGCAGGATGGCATGATTCAAGAAGGGGATACTATTACCGTCCTAGGAGTGTTACATAAAGTACTGCACCCTA TGGGTTTCCAAATGAAAATAGCTTCCAACTCTTTGTTTGGAACACATGCACGTGTAATCAAGGAAGATTCCTCGAGGAAGCTTGGCGCGTATATAAGCATGCTCCAGCATAGTGCTGATGAATGTCAAGGCAATGGG ATAAATATTGAAGTCAAAATTGCCGTTGGAGCTCCGGTGGAGAAAGTTGTCTTACAAGAAGTAGCTGCTTCAAATGCAACCTGGGTTGTTCTTGATTG GCACCTAAGAAAGGAACTGAGGTATTACCTTAAACGCGTGCCTTGCAAGGTTGCACTGGTTCTTGAAAATTTGACTTTAGATGTTATGAGGCCCTATTATTCTGACAGTGCCAATGGTGTTCCTAAACATGAACTTGTGTATTCACTATCCAAGCCTGTTTTGGTGACGCCGACTGAAGATATTGAGAACAACGAGAGGTCCGTCATTTCTTCTGCTGGCCATGAAATTATGAACTCTATGGAAAATACTGGGATTCAGAAGAGCATCTTGGTGACATCGCTATCTTGTAACTCCAAGGAACCTGATTTTTCCTCACAAGAAGAATTTGGCTCAAATTCTCCAAAAGGAAAATTAG GTAGCAATGCTGAATTACTAATCAAACATGCTGAATCTGCGCCTGTTCTCAGTACGTCTAGTGGATTGGAAATGGAACTGTGTTCTATGAGATATAGCTATTCTGAGATAAATATAGCAACAGATAATTTCTCACCTGATAATCTACTGGATGAAGAGGGGTATGGAGTTGTATATAAGGGTCAGCTCGAGAATGGTCAGCTTATTAGTGCAAAGGTGCAAAAGGAAGCAAATACACAAGGGATCCCAGAATTCCTGAGGTTTGCATGCCACAAAAACATCGAGATGTTTCTTGGTTATTATTGCAATGAAGACTTTAAAATTTTGGTCTACGAATTCGTCTGCAACAAATCACTTGAGTGGCATTTACATG GTAACACAGAACATGTTCTTGACTGGCACCGAAGACATTCTATTTCCATTGGAATCGCTAAAGGTCTGCGTTTTCTACATGAAGAGTGTCGGGGAAGTCCAATAATTCATGGTTACTTGAGGCCATGCAATGTATTGCTCACACATGACTTTGATCCATTG CTCGGAAACTGTGGCCTCAAAAACTTGATAACATGCAAGGATAACAAATCGACAACCACCCACGCCACCTCTACTGC TTATCATGCACCGGAGTTAGCAGAGAATGGAACCTTTTCCATTAAAACTGATGTTTATGCATTTGGCATTGTTCTGATACAATTAATATCAGGACAACGGTGTGAAACAGAGGAATTATCGAGAAGTAACAATAATCAGTCACTCGTACAGTGG GCACTGCCACTAATCCAGATGCTTGCATTGGACGAGCTTGTTGACCCTCGACTTGGGGACTCGTATAGCATTTATGAACTGTACAACATGGCTAGTGCTGCATGCTTATGTATTCAAACCAACCCCGAGATGCGCCCATCCATGGGAGAG GTTCTGCGCCTTCTTGAGGGGAAAAGCGCGCATTTAGAGCACTTGACAGGACAAATGAAACAGGACATTGCATACGAACAGACGACAAGTAGATTGACAACCTGCGGTTCTGGTTGA
- the LOC140882103 gene encoding uncharacterized protein isoform X1: MASSIERSSFSNRSTPLMPGRVVIAYDATKNQTSQVFRDTITNIRKQDGMIQEGDTITVLGVLHKVLHPMGFQMKIASNSLFGTHARVIKEDSSRKLGAYISMLQHSADECQGNGINIEVKIAVGAPVEKVVLQEVAASNATWVVLDWHLRKELRYYLKRVPCKVALVLENLTLDVMRPYYSDSANGVPKHELVYSLSKPVLVTPTEDIENNERSVISSAGHEIMNSMENTGIQKSILVTSLSCNSKEPDFSSQEEFGSNSPKGKLGVDAEMKIEYYDSPRVMLEQLSLLSYSDAPFLCNDKKMESFQNSMDYVDIEIEIATVECSSENAMKGSNAELLIKHAESAPVLSTSSGLEMELCSMRYSYSEINIATDNFSPDNLLDEEGYGVVYKGQLENGQLISAKVQKEANTQGIPEFLRFACHKNIEMFLGYYCNEDFKILVYEFVCNKSLEWHLHGNTEHVLDWHRRHSISIGIAKGLRFLHEECRGSPIIHGYLRPCNVLLTHDFDPLLGNCGLKNLITCKDNKSTTTHATSTAYHAPELAENGTFSIKTDVYAFGIVLIQLISGQRCETEELSRSNNNQSLVQWALPLIQMLALDELVDPRLGDSYSIYELYNMASAACLCIQTNPEMRPSMGEVLRLLEGKSAHLEHLTGQMKQDIAYEQTTSRLTTCGSG, from the exons ATGGCATCATCGATTGAAAGGAGCAGCTTCAGTAATAGGAGCACTCCTCTCATGCCAGGGCGAGTTGTGATCGCGTATGACGCGACTAAAAATCAAACAAGTCAGGTGTTTAGAGACACTATTACCAATATAAGGAAGCAGGATGGCATGATTCAAGAAGGGGATACTATTACCGTCCTAGGAGTGTTACATAAAGTACTGCACCCTA TGGGTTTCCAAATGAAAATAGCTTCCAACTCTTTGTTTGGAACACATGCACGTGTAATCAAGGAAGATTCCTCGAGGAAGCTTGGCGCGTATATAAGCATGCTCCAGCATAGTGCTGATGAATGTCAAGGCAATGGG ATAAATATTGAAGTCAAAATTGCCGTTGGAGCTCCGGTGGAGAAAGTTGTCTTACAAGAAGTAGCTGCTTCAAATGCAACCTGGGTTGTTCTTGATTG GCACCTAAGAAAGGAACTGAGGTATTACCTTAAACGCGTGCCTTGCAAGGTTGCACTGGTTCTTGAAAATTTGACTTTAGATGTTATGAGGCCCTATTATTCTGACAGTGCCAATGGTGTTCCTAAACATGAACTTGTGTATTCACTATCCAAGCCTGTTTTGGTGACGCCGACTGAAGATATTGAGAACAACGAGAGGTCCGTCATTTCTTCTGCTGGCCATGAAATTATGAACTCTATGGAAAATACTGGGATTCAGAAGAGCATCTTGGTGACATCGCTATCTTGTAACTCCAAGGAACCTGATTTTTCCTCACAAGAAGAATTTGGCTCAAATTCTCCAAAAGGAAAATTAG GTGTTGATGCTGAAATGAAAATTGAATACTATGATTCTCCGCGGGTGATGCTAGAACAGCTGAGTCTGCTGAGTTATTCTGATGCCCCTTTTCTTTGTAATGATAAGAAGATGGAgagttttcaaaattcaatGGATTATGTCGATATTGAGATAGAGATTGCTACAGTTGAATGTTCATCTGAAAATGCAATGAAAG GTAGCAATGCTGAATTACTAATCAAACATGCTGAATCTGCGCCTGTTCTCAGTACGTCTAGTGGATTGGAAATGGAACTGTGTTCTATGAGATATAGCTATTCTGAGATAAATATAGCAACAGATAATTTCTCACCTGATAATCTACTGGATGAAGAGGGGTATGGAGTTGTATATAAGGGTCAGCTCGAGAATGGTCAGCTTATTAGTGCAAAGGTGCAAAAGGAAGCAAATACACAAGGGATCCCAGAATTCCTGAGGTTTGCATGCCACAAAAACATCGAGATGTTTCTTGGTTATTATTGCAATGAAGACTTTAAAATTTTGGTCTACGAATTCGTCTGCAACAAATCACTTGAGTGGCATTTACATG GTAACACAGAACATGTTCTTGACTGGCACCGAAGACATTCTATTTCCATTGGAATCGCTAAAGGTCTGCGTTTTCTACATGAAGAGTGTCGGGGAAGTCCAATAATTCATGGTTACTTGAGGCCATGCAATGTATTGCTCACACATGACTTTGATCCATTG CTCGGAAACTGTGGCCTCAAAAACTTGATAACATGCAAGGATAACAAATCGACAACCACCCACGCCACCTCTACTGC TTATCATGCACCGGAGTTAGCAGAGAATGGAACCTTTTCCATTAAAACTGATGTTTATGCATTTGGCATTGTTCTGATACAATTAATATCAGGACAACGGTGTGAAACAGAGGAATTATCGAGAAGTAACAATAATCAGTCACTCGTACAGTGG GCACTGCCACTAATCCAGATGCTTGCATTGGACGAGCTTGTTGACCCTCGACTTGGGGACTCGTATAGCATTTATGAACTGTACAACATGGCTAGTGCTGCATGCTTATGTATTCAAACCAACCCCGAGATGCGCCCATCCATGGGAGAG GTTCTGCGCCTTCTTGAGGGGAAAAGCGCGCATTTAGAGCACTTGACAGGACAAATGAAACAGGACATTGCATACGAACAGACGACAAGTAGATTGACAACCTGCGGTTCTGGTTGA
- the LOC140882103 gene encoding uncharacterized protein isoform X2 yields the protein MASSIERSSFSNRSTPLMPGRVVIAYDATKNQTSQVFRDTITNIRKQDGMIQEGDTITVLGVLHKVLHPMGFQMKIASNSLFGTHARVIKEDSSRKLGAYISMLQHSADECQGNGINIEVKIAVGAPVEKVVLQEVAASNATWVVLDWHLRKELSANGVPKHELVYSLSKPVLVTPTEDIENNERSVISSAGHEIMNSMENTGIQKSILVTSLSCNSKEPDFSSQEEFGSNSPKGKLGVDAEMKIEYYDSPRVMLEQLSLLSYSDAPFLCNDKKMESFQNSMDYVDIEIEIATVECSSENAMKGSNAELLIKHAESAPVLSTSSGLEMELCSMRYSYSEINIATDNFSPDNLLDEEGYGVVYKGQLENGQLISAKVQKEANTQGIPEFLRFACHKNIEMFLGYYCNEDFKILVYEFVCNKSLEWHLHGNTEHVLDWHRRHSISIGIAKGLRFLHEECRGSPIIHGYLRPCNVLLTHDFDPLLGNCGLKNLITCKDNKSTTTHATSTAYHAPELAENGTFSIKTDVYAFGIVLIQLISGQRCETEELSRSNNNQSLVQWALPLIQMLALDELVDPRLGDSYSIYELYNMASAACLCIQTNPEMRPSMGEVLRLLEGKSAHLEHLTGQMKQDIAYEQTTSRLTTCGSG from the exons ATGGCATCATCGATTGAAAGGAGCAGCTTCAGTAATAGGAGCACTCCTCTCATGCCAGGGCGAGTTGTGATCGCGTATGACGCGACTAAAAATCAAACAAGTCAGGTGTTTAGAGACACTATTACCAATATAAGGAAGCAGGATGGCATGATTCAAGAAGGGGATACTATTACCGTCCTAGGAGTGTTACATAAAGTACTGCACCCTA TGGGTTTCCAAATGAAAATAGCTTCCAACTCTTTGTTTGGAACACATGCACGTGTAATCAAGGAAGATTCCTCGAGGAAGCTTGGCGCGTATATAAGCATGCTCCAGCATAGTGCTGATGAATGTCAAGGCAATGGG ATAAATATTGAAGTCAAAATTGCCGTTGGAGCTCCGGTGGAGAAAGTTGTCTTACAAGAAGTAGCTGCTTCAAATGCAACCTGGGTTGTTCTTGATTG GCACCTAAGAAAGGAACTGAG TGCCAATGGTGTTCCTAAACATGAACTTGTGTATTCACTATCCAAGCCTGTTTTGGTGACGCCGACTGAAGATATTGAGAACAACGAGAGGTCCGTCATTTCTTCTGCTGGCCATGAAATTATGAACTCTATGGAAAATACTGGGATTCAGAAGAGCATCTTGGTGACATCGCTATCTTGTAACTCCAAGGAACCTGATTTTTCCTCACAAGAAGAATTTGGCTCAAATTCTCCAAAAGGAAAATTAG GTGTTGATGCTGAAATGAAAATTGAATACTATGATTCTCCGCGGGTGATGCTAGAACAGCTGAGTCTGCTGAGTTATTCTGATGCCCCTTTTCTTTGTAATGATAAGAAGATGGAgagttttcaaaattcaatGGATTATGTCGATATTGAGATAGAGATTGCTACAGTTGAATGTTCATCTGAAAATGCAATGAAAG GTAGCAATGCTGAATTACTAATCAAACATGCTGAATCTGCGCCTGTTCTCAGTACGTCTAGTGGATTGGAAATGGAACTGTGTTCTATGAGATATAGCTATTCTGAGATAAATATAGCAACAGATAATTTCTCACCTGATAATCTACTGGATGAAGAGGGGTATGGAGTTGTATATAAGGGTCAGCTCGAGAATGGTCAGCTTATTAGTGCAAAGGTGCAAAAGGAAGCAAATACACAAGGGATCCCAGAATTCCTGAGGTTTGCATGCCACAAAAACATCGAGATGTTTCTTGGTTATTATTGCAATGAAGACTTTAAAATTTTGGTCTACGAATTCGTCTGCAACAAATCACTTGAGTGGCATTTACATG GTAACACAGAACATGTTCTTGACTGGCACCGAAGACATTCTATTTCCATTGGAATCGCTAAAGGTCTGCGTTTTCTACATGAAGAGTGTCGGGGAAGTCCAATAATTCATGGTTACTTGAGGCCATGCAATGTATTGCTCACACATGACTTTGATCCATTG CTCGGAAACTGTGGCCTCAAAAACTTGATAACATGCAAGGATAACAAATCGACAACCACCCACGCCACCTCTACTGC TTATCATGCACCGGAGTTAGCAGAGAATGGAACCTTTTCCATTAAAACTGATGTTTATGCATTTGGCATTGTTCTGATACAATTAATATCAGGACAACGGTGTGAAACAGAGGAATTATCGAGAAGTAACAATAATCAGTCACTCGTACAGTGG GCACTGCCACTAATCCAGATGCTTGCATTGGACGAGCTTGTTGACCCTCGACTTGGGGACTCGTATAGCATTTATGAACTGTACAACATGGCTAGTGCTGCATGCTTATGTATTCAAACCAACCCCGAGATGCGCCCATCCATGGGAGAG GTTCTGCGCCTTCTTGAGGGGAAAAGCGCGCATTTAGAGCACTTGACAGGACAAATGAAACAGGACATTGCATACGAACAGACGACAAGTAGATTGACAACCTGCGGTTCTGGTTGA
- the LOC140882103 gene encoding uncharacterized protein isoform X4 — MKIASNSLFGTHARVIKEDSSRKLGAYISMLQHSADECQGNGINIEVKIAVGAPVEKVVLQEVAASNATWVVLDWHLRKELRYYLKRVPCKVALVLENLTLDVMRPYYSDSANGVPKHELVYSLSKPVLVTPTEDIENNERSVISSAGHEIMNSMENTGIQKSILVTSLSCNSKEPDFSSQEEFGSNSPKGKLGVDAEMKIEYYDSPRVMLEQLSLLSYSDAPFLCNDKKMESFQNSMDYVDIEIEIATVECSSENAMKGSNAELLIKHAESAPVLSTSSGLEMELCSMRYSYSEINIATDNFSPDNLLDEEGYGVVYKGQLENGQLISAKVQKEANTQGIPEFLRFACHKNIEMFLGYYCNEDFKILVYEFVCNKSLEWHLHGNTEHVLDWHRRHSISIGIAKGLRFLHEECRGSPIIHGYLRPCNVLLTHDFDPLLGNCGLKNLITCKDNKSTTTHATSTAYHAPELAENGTFSIKTDVYAFGIVLIQLISGQRCETEELSRSNNNQSLVQWALPLIQMLALDELVDPRLGDSYSIYELYNMASAACLCIQTNPEMRPSMGEVLRLLEGKSAHLEHLTGQMKQDIAYEQTTSRLTTCGSG; from the exons ATGAAAATAGCTTCCAACTCTTTGTTTGGAACACATGCACGTGTAATCAAGGAAGATTCCTCGAGGAAGCTTGGCGCGTATATAAGCATGCTCCAGCATAGTGCTGATGAATGTCAAGGCAATGGG ATAAATATTGAAGTCAAAATTGCCGTTGGAGCTCCGGTGGAGAAAGTTGTCTTACAAGAAGTAGCTGCTTCAAATGCAACCTGGGTTGTTCTTGATTG GCACCTAAGAAAGGAACTGAGGTATTACCTTAAACGCGTGCCTTGCAAGGTTGCACTGGTTCTTGAAAATTTGACTTTAGATGTTATGAGGCCCTATTATTCTGACAGTGCCAATGGTGTTCCTAAACATGAACTTGTGTATTCACTATCCAAGCCTGTTTTGGTGACGCCGACTGAAGATATTGAGAACAACGAGAGGTCCGTCATTTCTTCTGCTGGCCATGAAATTATGAACTCTATGGAAAATACTGGGATTCAGAAGAGCATCTTGGTGACATCGCTATCTTGTAACTCCAAGGAACCTGATTTTTCCTCACAAGAAGAATTTGGCTCAAATTCTCCAAAAGGAAAATTAG GTGTTGATGCTGAAATGAAAATTGAATACTATGATTCTCCGCGGGTGATGCTAGAACAGCTGAGTCTGCTGAGTTATTCTGATGCCCCTTTTCTTTGTAATGATAAGAAGATGGAgagttttcaaaattcaatGGATTATGTCGATATTGAGATAGAGATTGCTACAGTTGAATGTTCATCTGAAAATGCAATGAAAG GTAGCAATGCTGAATTACTAATCAAACATGCTGAATCTGCGCCTGTTCTCAGTACGTCTAGTGGATTGGAAATGGAACTGTGTTCTATGAGATATAGCTATTCTGAGATAAATATAGCAACAGATAATTTCTCACCTGATAATCTACTGGATGAAGAGGGGTATGGAGTTGTATATAAGGGTCAGCTCGAGAATGGTCAGCTTATTAGTGCAAAGGTGCAAAAGGAAGCAAATACACAAGGGATCCCAGAATTCCTGAGGTTTGCATGCCACAAAAACATCGAGATGTTTCTTGGTTATTATTGCAATGAAGACTTTAAAATTTTGGTCTACGAATTCGTCTGCAACAAATCACTTGAGTGGCATTTACATG GTAACACAGAACATGTTCTTGACTGGCACCGAAGACATTCTATTTCCATTGGAATCGCTAAAGGTCTGCGTTTTCTACATGAAGAGTGTCGGGGAAGTCCAATAATTCATGGTTACTTGAGGCCATGCAATGTATTGCTCACACATGACTTTGATCCATTG CTCGGAAACTGTGGCCTCAAAAACTTGATAACATGCAAGGATAACAAATCGACAACCACCCACGCCACCTCTACTGC TTATCATGCACCGGAGTTAGCAGAGAATGGAACCTTTTCCATTAAAACTGATGTTTATGCATTTGGCATTGTTCTGATACAATTAATATCAGGACAACGGTGTGAAACAGAGGAATTATCGAGAAGTAACAATAATCAGTCACTCGTACAGTGG GCACTGCCACTAATCCAGATGCTTGCATTGGACGAGCTTGTTGACCCTCGACTTGGGGACTCGTATAGCATTTATGAACTGTACAACATGGCTAGTGCTGCATGCTTATGTATTCAAACCAACCCCGAGATGCGCCCATCCATGGGAGAG GTTCTGCGCCTTCTTGAGGGGAAAAGCGCGCATTTAGAGCACTTGACAGGACAAATGAAACAGGACATTGCATACGAACAGACGACAAGTAGATTGACAACCTGCGGTTCTGGTTGA